In the Peptoclostridium acidaminophilum DSM 3953 genome, one interval contains:
- the grdA gene encoding glycine/sarcosine/betaine reductase complex selenoprotein A: MSIFDGKKVIIIGDRDGIPGPAMAECLKGTGAEVVYSATECFVUTAAGAMDLENQNRVKSFTEQYGAENMIVLVGAAEAESAGLAAETVTAGDPTFAGPLAGVQLGLRVFHAVEPEFKDSVDSAVYDEQIGMMEMVLDVDSIIAEMKSIREQFGKYND; encoded by the coding sequence AAGTCATCATAATCGGTGACAGAGACGGAATACCAGGTCCTGCTATGGCAGAATGTCTAAAAGGCACTGGAGCAGAAGTGGTATACTCTGCAACAGAATGCTTTGTCTGAACAGCTGCTGGTGCAATGGACCTAGAGAATCAGAATAGGGTTAAGAGCTTTACTGAGCAGTACGGTGCAGAGAACATGATAGTTCTTGTTGGTGCAGCAGAAGCTGAATCAGCAGGACTAGCTGCAGAGACTGTTACAGCAGGAGACCCTACATTCGCAGGACCACTTGCAGGAGTCCAGTTGGGACTAAGAGTATTCCACGCAGTTGAACCGGAATTCAAGGATTCAGTAGACTCAGCAGTATACGATGAGCAAATAGGTATGATGGAAATGGTTCTTGACGTTGACTCGATAATAGCTGAAATGAAGTCAATAAGAGAACAGTTTGGCAAGTATAACGATTAA
- the grdB gene encoding glycine reductase complex selenoprotein B — MSKIRVVHYINQFFAGVGGEEKADIEPFIAESLPPVSQSLSNLIKDEAEVVGTVVCGDSYFGENLVEAKNRILEMIKSFNPDIVVAGPAFNAGRYGVAAATVTKAVQDELGIPAVTGMYIENPGADMFKKYAYIISTGNSAAAMRTALPAMAKFAMKLAKGEEIGGPVAEGYIERGIRFNMFKEDRGAKRAVAMLVKKLKGEEYETEYPMPSFDKVEPGKAIKDMSKAKIAIVTSGGIVPKGNPDRIESSSASKYGKYDIQGIDDLTSEGWETAHGGHDPIYANEDADRVIPVDVLRDMEKEGVIGELHRYFYSTTGNGTAVASSKKFAEEFTKELVADGVDAVILTSTUGTCTRCGASMVKEIERSGIPVVHIATVTPISLTVGANRIVPAIAIPHPLGNPALSHEEEKALRRKIVEKALEALQTEVEEQTVFERNY; from the coding sequence ATGAGCAAAATTAGAGTGGTTCATTATATAAACCAATTCTTCGCAGGTGTTGGTGGAGAAGAAAAAGCTGACATAGAGCCTTTTATAGCCGAGTCGCTTCCGCCAGTTAGCCAGAGCCTTTCAAACCTTATAAAGGATGAGGCTGAAGTTGTAGGAACAGTAGTTTGCGGAGACTCATACTTCGGAGAAAACCTTGTAGAAGCTAAAAACAGAATACTTGAAATGATCAAGTCTTTCAATCCGGACATAGTAGTAGCAGGACCAGCTTTCAACGCAGGAAGATACGGTGTTGCAGCTGCAACTGTAACTAAGGCTGTTCAGGACGAGCTTGGAATACCAGCAGTAACTGGTATGTACATCGAAAACCCAGGCGCTGACATGTTCAAGAAATACGCATACATCATATCTACTGGAAACTCAGCTGCAGCAATGAGAACAGCTCTTCCAGCAATGGCTAAGTTCGCTATGAAGCTTGCTAAAGGCGAAGAAATAGGCGGACCAGTTGCAGAAGGATACATCGAAAGAGGTATCAGGTTTAACATGTTCAAAGAAGACAGAGGAGCTAAGAGAGCTGTCGCTATGCTTGTTAAGAAGCTTAAAGGCGAAGAGTATGAAACTGAGTATCCAATGCCTTCATTCGACAAGGTTGAGCCAGGAAAAGCTATAAAAGACATGTCTAAAGCTAAAATAGCCATAGTAACTTCTGGTGGTATAGTTCCAAAAGGAAACCCAGACAGAATAGAGTCTTCATCAGCTTCTAAGTATGGCAAGTATGACATACAAGGAATAGATGATCTTACTTCAGAAGGCTGGGAGACAGCTCACGGCGGACACGACCCAATCTACGCTAACGAAGATGCAGACAGGGTTATACCAGTAGACGTGCTTAGAGACATGGAGAAAGAAGGCGTAATAGGCGAGCTTCACAGATACTTCTACTCAACAACTGGTAACGGTACTGCTGTTGCAAGCTCTAAGAAATTCGCTGAAGAATTCACTAAGGAACTAGTAGCAGATGGCGTTGATGCTGTTATACTAACTTCTACATGAGGCACTTGTACTAGATGCGGTGCATCTATGGTTAAAGAAATAGAAAGATCTGGAATACCAGTAGTTCACATAGCTACAGTTACTCCAATATCTCTAACAGTTGGAGCCAACAGAATAGTTCCAGCTATAGCAATACCTCACCCACTTGGAAACCCAGCTCTTTCTCATGAAGAGGAAAAAGCTCTTAGAAGAAAGATAGTTGAAAAGGCTCTTGAAGCCCTTCAAACCGAGGTTGAAGAGCAGACGGTATTCGAAAGAAACTATTAA
- a CDS encoding DUF6873 family GME fold protein has protein sequence MKILKFIENSFIPQGNATMFIIDSRTPDEAKDMLVKRGQIIETKPSENTYAAISGHPDISVCHLGGREIVVAPDSFEHYKELLSIYGFNVICGRSELQHSYPHNIQYNVAFVGKHAIHNFRHTDTVILEHIRKNGYVLVDVKQGYSKCSTCVIDGNSIITSDEGIHRAAMNFGIESLLIEKGGISLEGFEYGFIGGCSGLISENEIAFIGDLTEHACYRAMREFIEKRNREIVILGEFKLADYGSIIPLLEEQPKYI, from the coding sequence GTGAAAATATTGAAATTCATAGAAAATTCATTTATTCCGCAAGGGAATGCAACAATGTTCATAATAGACAGCAGGACTCCCGATGAGGCGAAAGATATGCTCGTAAAACGCGGCCAGATTATTGAAACTAAGCCGTCTGAAAATACATATGCGGCGATATCGGGACATCCTGACATATCGGTTTGCCATCTTGGGGGCAGGGAAATTGTGGTTGCTCCAGATTCATTTGAACACTACAAAGAATTGCTTTCCATATACGGCTTCAATGTGATATGCGGCAGGAGCGAACTGCAGCACAGCTATCCCCATAATATTCAGTATAACGTAGCTTTTGTGGGGAAACATGCAATTCACAACTTCAGGCATACAGACACTGTTATACTAGAGCACATACGAAAAAATGGATATGTCCTGGTGGATGTCAAGCAGGGATACAGCAAATGCTCGACATGCGTAATAGACGGGAACTCGATTATCACTTCGGATGAGGGAATACACAGGGCCGCAATGAATTTTGGAATTGAAAGCCTCCTGATTGAAAAGGGCGGAATAAGCCTTGAGGGATTTGAATACGGATTTATAGGTGGATGTTCAGGCCTTATATCAGAGAATGAGATTGCATTTATAGGAGATTTAACGGAACACGCTTGCTATAGAGCCATGAGAGAATTTATAGAAAAAAGAAATAGAGAGATAGTGATTCTTGGAGAATTCAAGCTTGCTGATTATGGATCAATAATACCTTTGCTCGAGGAGCAGCCTAAGTATATTTAA
- a CDS encoding [Fe-Fe] hydrogenase large subunit C-terminal domain-containing protein translates to MDNFLEVVKSNCRGCYRCVMTCPVKAVKIEEDKAEIVDELCISCGNCYRECPHDAIRIMSDIGQVREYIRLNYKVIASVDPHIVSDFNGMGKGKFIAALKALGFYRIEDTSMAAYTVMEFSKSYIKKNQVKGNAAVFISSYCNCSTQLIRKYNEELLEHIIPVDSPMVAHAKFLKEKYGRDTKVVHIGPCISRKVESMESQNRDYIDKVLTFSQVIGWIHSSGIALRNLEDKDFDGKTAKEGCVQYNPLSVEAPEGEVIGIDVRGIRECKDFISSMKRDELKGICVSIGTCTGACAGGPDYKHRQGVLYRKQKLKEFEAEADEISDISELDSTYRNLNIVRQFSPIKLKTIKPAEREIKQALCSMGKNSEIEELDCGACGYKTCREKAIAICKGMSEPKNCRIFMHERLNRMSNKVFELSPNYIVIVGEDFRIIDINEAMIKVIGESKERLIGSYIGDYMDIKDFVEVLYSKQDIISQKSRWENFDKDIIENMIYLTERKAIFAILNDNTKEESQKRMIQEMKIRTIDISQNLIEKQMRVAQEIASLLGESTAETKIILSSLKELALKEQEYY, encoded by the coding sequence ATGGATAATTTCCTCGAAGTTGTAAAATCAAATTGCAGGGGATGCTATAGGTGTGTAATGACGTGCCCTGTGAAGGCAGTGAAAATAGAAGAGGACAAAGCTGAGATAGTCGATGAGCTTTGCATATCGTGCGGCAATTGTTACAGGGAATGCCCGCATGACGCTATAAGGATCATGTCCGACATTGGCCAGGTGAGGGAGTATATACGGCTTAACTACAAGGTTATAGCCTCTGTTGATCCTCATATTGTGTCTGATTTCAATGGTATGGGCAAAGGCAAGTTTATAGCAGCTCTCAAGGCTCTGGGGTTTTATAGAATTGAAGATACAAGCATGGCGGCATATACCGTGATGGAATTCTCAAAAAGCTACATCAAAAAAAATCAGGTAAAGGGCAATGCGGCGGTTTTCATATCATCGTACTGCAACTGCTCTACACAGCTTATAAGAAAATACAACGAAGAGCTGCTTGAACATATAATACCAGTAGATTCCCCAATGGTAGCTCATGCCAAGTTTCTCAAGGAAAAATACGGCAGGGACACAAAGGTTGTACACATAGGACCGTGCATATCCAGGAAAGTGGAGTCCATGGAGTCGCAAAACCGTGACTATATAGACAAGGTGCTTACCTTCAGTCAAGTGATTGGATGGATTCACTCCTCGGGTATAGCATTGCGAAATCTCGAAGACAAGGATTTTGACGGCAAGACGGCAAAGGAAGGCTGCGTGCAGTACAATCCGCTCAGTGTTGAAGCGCCCGAGGGCGAAGTGATCGGAATAGATGTAAGGGGTATAAGGGAGTGCAAGGATTTCATAAGCTCCATGAAAAGAGACGAACTCAAGGGAATATGCGTAAGCATAGGCACTTGCACTGGAGCATGTGCTGGTGGACCGGATTACAAGCACAGGCAGGGAGTTCTCTATAGAAAGCAAAAGCTTAAAGAGTTTGAGGCTGAAGCAGATGAAATTTCAGACATAAGTGAATTGGACAGCACATACAGAAACTTAAACATTGTCAGGCAGTTTTCTCCTATAAAGCTGAAAACTATAAAGCCTGCTGAGCGCGAAATAAAACAAGCTCTTTGCAGCATGGGCAAAAACAGCGAAATAGAGGAGCTTGACTGCGGAGCCTGCGGATATAAAACTTGCAGGGAGAAGGCTATAGCCATATGTAAAGGCATGTCAGAACCTAAAAACTGCAGGATATTCATGCATGAAAGGCTCAACAGGATGAGCAACAAGGTTTTTGAACTGAGTCCCAACTACATTGTCATAGTGGGCGAGGATTTTAGGATAATTGATATTAACGAAGCGATGATAAAAGTAATTGGAGAAAGCAAGGAGCGGCTTATAGGCTCATATATAGGAGACTATATGGACATAAAGGATTTTGTGGAGGTCCTGTACAGCAAACAGGACATAATTTCCCAAAAATCCAGATGGGAGAATTTTGATAAGGACATCATCGAAAACATGATATACCTGACTGAAAGAAAAGCAATATTCGCCATACTCAATGACAACACCAAGGAAGAAAGCCAAAAACGCATGATTCAGGAGATGAAAATCAGGACAATAGATATAAGCCAGAATCTAATAGAAAAGCAAATGAGGGTTGCCCAGGAAATAGCTTCGCTGCTTGGCGAGAGCACGGCGGAAACAAAGATAATTCTCTCAAGCCTTAAGGAGCTTGCACTCAAAGAACAGGAATACTATTAA
- a CDS encoding SpoIIE family protein phosphatase: MKRTFDKSEPRFIDVACLNLSKLGEELCGDSIEMVRYEDGVMAVLSDGLGSGVKANILSTLTSKIAITMLKSGSAIEEVVNTIINTLPVCRVRNLAYSTFTIIHMLNSGKVYIANFDNPEIILRRGKESSLIRGEEVIIANRKVRESEFELGDGDTIVAISDGVAHAGIGAMLNYAWGTENISNYVAKIPGSISAINTAKRIISTCNHLYEEKPYDDATVIVMKYVRPKHVTLFTGPPLSVADDKTIVKKLTSTYGKKVVCGGTAAQIVAREIGQDIEVDTENINADIPPIAYIKGIDLVTEGVLTLKKALDILKEYNNDIRHIDEFFKNDKHKNGVYLLLKVLLDDATHINFIIGRRINPAHQNFDFPEELTSKLDIIKEIKQELKKLGKVVTAEYY, from the coding sequence ATGAAGAGAACATTTGACAAAAGTGAACCGAGATTTATAGATGTTGCATGCCTTAACCTGAGCAAGTTGGGAGAAGAACTGTGCGGAGACAGTATCGAGATGGTAAGATATGAGGATGGAGTTATGGCAGTCCTTTCAGATGGTCTGGGTTCAGGTGTCAAGGCCAACATACTCTCGACGTTGACATCAAAAATAGCTATTACTATGCTTAAGAGCGGTTCTGCCATAGAAGAGGTTGTAAACACTATAATCAACACTCTTCCGGTTTGCAGAGTGAGGAATCTTGCGTATTCCACATTTACCATAATACACATGCTCAATTCGGGCAAGGTATACATCGCCAATTTCGACAATCCGGAGATAATACTCAGAAGGGGCAAGGAGTCGAGCCTTATTAGGGGTGAAGAGGTAATAATAGCTAACAGAAAGGTAAGAGAGAGCGAGTTTGAGCTCGGCGACGGAGATACGATCGTAGCTATAAGCGATGGGGTGGCTCACGCGGGGATAGGGGCCATGCTTAACTACGCATGGGGCACAGAAAACATATCGAATTATGTGGCAAAAATACCAGGCAGCATCAGTGCTATAAATACGGCCAAAAGGATTATATCAACATGCAACCATCTATATGAGGAAAAGCCTTATGACGATGCCACCGTTATTGTCATGAAATATGTAAGGCCAAAGCATGTTACATTGTTTACAGGGCCGCCGCTGAGCGTAGCGGATGACAAGACCATAGTTAAAAAGCTCACATCGACATACGGCAAAAAAGTGGTCTGTGGCGGAACTGCGGCTCAGATAGTCGCAAGAGAAATAGGCCAGGACATAGAGGTAGACACCGAAAATATCAATGCCGACATTCCGCCGATAGCCTATATAAAAGGCATAGACCTGGTGACGGAAGGCGTACTCACACTGAAAAAAGCGCTTGATATACTCAAAGAATATAATAACGATATAAGGCATATTGATGAATTTTTTAAAAATGACAAGCATAAGAACGGAGTATATCTGCTGCTCAAGGTATTGCTTGACGACGCAACCCATATAAATTTCATTATAGGAAGAAGAATAAATCCGGCGCATCAAAATTTTGATTTTCCTGAGGAATTGACATCCAAATTGGATATAATAAAAGAAATAAAGCAAGAGCTTAAGAAGCTCGGTAAAGTAGTGACTGCTGAATACTACTAA
- a CDS encoding type I restriction endonuclease has product MAENSSNRMDVCKKLEELHGYLHIPGELLTPENGERKSFESFMLEPRVEKSLKRLNPWMDSESIAAAIKRIESPREDKNISLDALNESMYDIMVNHIISIESRDEAGRLVQRKVEFLDFEEPQKNEFIVSEGFKITIDGKTTEYDTMIFINGIPMIMFEKRKSSHNIVADEWIYKSDVYKRLFSELYSSRGISACSMLCIIMTRENAYVGTVTDRCVNFKRYCGLADTDEFFEPFKKAMLVNIIKNHIWYEYDLKSGNRRKRVCSFKHIKTVERLFDNAAYSKNTLAQSFYGTDNGIIATHTLLRMTNSSIFRKWRICVLTKRSDIKKRVERSIPLSKENIRLIRKFGEFVRTSMDATDEHTCIVISDGMDVDVEIAVKSYAEDISGVDNVVFIFDSLDEFADKAKQLKQYFKKGVFMAVSDMPKELLDEELRSIFEEDACSYDAASALEDDAIVKTLVRDSRDYRALPIEDKIQKIFNHYMNVIYPQEFKACVLCEDEQAARKYFRTLRRIISETPGCDITVKELSSTMSELEKANLLKDFREPLKIDKTGILVTDQVVPGYIEQPYLAIVYCDKVLSETKDILRAVAMGSSGYSYKEFFMFFDISSEASSSWILNAVRKYGDFAVPYEAVYREIKDVQEEINTILEGTGIDEADRIIKLMESETKRADFEKAYRSYAALVEQIAGEEDSPEYEKYLKELSSLRAQIKAAFSPQGSLDMDFLGRSTRRLLSEYATSSQLYEIMTPISIYDSNFERKMSMLGNASRAYSMENALRAAIELNIGKDMELHDKLLRKLEMILVDTHDNWIKRVQQLEGFLKEDFEDEMMRARKLGVPVQALQVLDIISHWLDCSQEEQLDVAVDINTGISMLVEKNFVPKWAIQEELIGTIKDGIRKLIAVRHGNRFKKESVAILANQLFEFTVRNYSTLENIVEVKEISIEEFIKRDKK; this is encoded by the coding sequence ATGGCTGAAAATAGTTCTAATAGAATGGATGTGTGTAAAAAACTTGAGGAACTGCATGGATATTTACATATTCCAGGAGAGTTGCTAACCCCTGAAAATGGCGAAAGAAAATCTTTTGAAAGCTTTATGCTGGAACCGCGTGTTGAAAAATCACTCAAAAGGCTCAATCCCTGGATGGACAGTGAGAGTATTGCAGCTGCTATTAAAAGGATTGAATCTCCGCGGGAGGATAAGAATATATCGCTTGACGCATTAAATGAGTCTATGTATGACATAATGGTGAATCATATAATAAGCATTGAAAGCAGAGATGAAGCAGGAAGGCTCGTTCAAAGAAAAGTTGAATTTTTAGATTTTGAAGAACCTCAAAAAAACGAGTTCATTGTCAGCGAGGGTTTCAAAATAACAATTGACGGAAAAACAACGGAATATGACACAATGATTTTTATCAACGGCATACCCATGATCATGTTTGAAAAAAGAAAAAGCTCACATAACATAGTTGCTGACGAGTGGATATACAAGTCGGATGTTTACAAGAGGCTGTTTTCGGAGCTCTATTCGTCAAGAGGGATTTCTGCGTGCAGCATGCTTTGCATAATCATGACAAGAGAAAATGCGTATGTAGGAACCGTTACTGACAGGTGTGTGAATTTCAAGAGATACTGCGGTCTGGCAGACACGGATGAGTTTTTCGAGCCCTTTAAAAAAGCCATGCTGGTAAATATAATCAAAAACCACATATGGTATGAGTACGACCTTAAAAGCGGCAACAGGAGAAAACGTGTTTGCAGTTTTAAGCATATCAAGACTGTAGAAAGGCTCTTTGACAATGCAGCCTACTCGAAAAACACTCTTGCGCAGAGTTTTTACGGAACAGACAACGGTATAATCGCAACGCACACACTGCTTAGGATGACAAACAGCAGCATATTCAGAAAATGGAGGATATGTGTGCTTACAAAGCGGAGTGACATAAAAAAACGTGTAGAAAGGAGCATACCCCTTTCAAAAGAGAACATACGTCTGATTAGAAAATTTGGAGAATTTGTCAGAACCAGCATGGACGCAACAGATGAGCATACCTGCATTGTAATAAGTGACGGCATGGATGTAGACGTCGAGATTGCAGTCAAATCATATGCAGAGGATATCTCGGGAGTTGACAATGTAGTCTTTATTTTTGACAGCCTGGATGAATTTGCAGATAAAGCAAAGCAACTCAAGCAATATTTCAAAAAAGGAGTTTTTATGGCTGTTTCAGACATGCCAAAGGAACTTCTGGATGAGGAATTGAGGAGTATTTTTGAAGAGGATGCATGCTCGTATGACGCAGCCAGTGCGCTTGAAGACGACGCTATCGTAAAAACTCTGGTAAGGGACTCAAGGGACTACAGAGCCTTGCCAATCGAAGACAAGATACAAAAGATATTCAACCACTACATGAATGTGATTTATCCGCAGGAGTTCAAGGCGTGCGTGCTTTGCGAGGATGAACAGGCGGCGCGCAAATATTTCAGGACTTTAAGAAGAATCATTTCGGAGACTCCAGGCTGCGACATAACAGTAAAGGAGCTTAGCTCAACAATGAGCGAGCTGGAAAAAGCAAACCTGCTCAAGGACTTCAGGGAGCCGCTTAAAATCGACAAAACGGGCATACTGGTTACAGACCAGGTTGTACCGGGATACATCGAGCAGCCGTATCTTGCGATTGTATACTGCGACAAGGTGCTAAGTGAGACTAAAGACATATTAAGGGCAGTTGCAATGGGAAGCTCGGGGTATTCCTATAAAGAGTTTTTTATGTTTTTCGATATTTCAAGTGAAGCCAGCAGCAGCTGGATTTTGAACGCTGTCAGAAAATATGGAGATTTTGCGGTGCCATACGAGGCTGTATACAGGGAGATTAAAGACGTTCAGGAGGAAATCAATACTATACTTGAGGGAACTGGTATTGACGAGGCTGACAGGATAATAAAGCTGATGGAATCCGAAACTAAAAGGGCCGACTTTGAGAAGGCCTACAGAAGTTATGCGGCTCTTGTAGAACAGATAGCAGGTGAAGAGGATTCGCCGGAATATGAAAAATATTTGAAAGAGCTCTCTTCTTTGAGGGCTCAAATAAAGGCCGCGTTTTCGCCGCAAGGAAGTCTGGATATGGATTTTCTGGGGCGCTCTACCCGCAGGCTTTTGAGTGAATATGCAACTAGTTCGCAGTTGTATGAGATAATGACCCCAATTAGCATATATGACAGTAATTTTGAGCGCAAAATGTCAATGCTCGGGAATGCGTCCAGGGCTTATTCTATGGAAAATGCCCTCAGGGCAGCCATAGAGCTGAATATAGGCAAGGATATGGAGTTGCATGACAAGCTTCTGAGAAAACTTGAAATGATACTGGTAGATACCCATGACAACTGGATAAAACGGGTGCAGCAGCTCGAAGGTTTTTTGAAGGAGGATTTCGAGGATGAAATGATGAGGGCCAGAAAGCTGGGGGTGCCGGTTCAGGCACTGCAAGTTCTCGACATAATCTCGCACTGGCTGGACTGTTCGCAGGAGGAGCAGCTTGATGTTGCGGTAGATATCAACACAGGTATATCCATGCTGGTGGAGAAGAATTTTGTGCCAAAATGGGCAATACAAGAGGAATTAATAGGCACGATAAAGGATGGCATCAGGAAGCTCATCGCGGTAAGGCACGGCAACAGGTTTAAGAAAGAGTCGGTAGCAATATTGGCAAACCAGCTTTTCGAATTTACAGTGAGAAATTACAGCACACTCGAAAACATAGTTGAAGTAAAAGAAATAAGCATAGAGGAGTTCATAAAGCGTGATAAAAAATAG
- a CDS encoding DUF445 domain-containing protein, whose protein sequence is MQKIFFLGAVGAVIGWITNVLAIKLIFRPIRPVRIPLTGFAIWGLIPKRREEIAHSIGLVVERELLSIEEIVDKVIKEEDKANIIKAIKLRIGLIIDEKLPSIIPSTLKSMIREYVDNTVEKEAGGLIEDLSQNLVHRATSRIKLGNMVEEKINAFDLAKLEEIIISISKKELKHIEVLGGVLGLLIGLIQGVIVVYFM, encoded by the coding sequence ATGCAGAAGATTTTTTTTCTGGGCGCAGTGGGCGCAGTTATTGGGTGGATTACGAATGTACTTGCAATAAAGCTCATATTCAGGCCAATCAGGCCTGTTAGGATTCCTCTTACGGGATTTGCAATATGGGGGCTGATTCCCAAAAGGCGCGAGGAGATAGCACATTCAATAGGCCTCGTAGTAGAAAGAGAGCTGCTTTCAATAGAGGAGATAGTAGACAAGGTCATCAAGGAAGAGGACAAGGCCAACATAATAAAAGCCATAAAGCTCAGAATAGGGCTTATAATAGACGAAAAGCTCCCTTCGATCATACCTTCCACGCTCAAATCTATGATAAGAGAGTATGTAGACAACACTGTTGAGAAGGAGGCTGGCGGCCTCATTGAGGATCTGAGCCAGAACCTTGTGCACAGGGCCACTTCAAGGATAAAGCTCGGCAACATGGTTGAGGAAAAGATAAACGCTTTCGACCTTGCAAAGCTGGAGGAAATCATAATAAGCATATCCAAGAAAGAGCTAAAGCACATAGAGGTGCTTGGCGGGGTTCTGGGCCTTTTGATAGGCTTGATTCAAGGGGTTATAGTTGTATATTTCATGTAG
- a CDS encoding RelA/SpoT domain-containing protein: MDKNEFFEKYHLSDSLLDKAGIYWEDLTSIYESYVGTLSELEYAAEYLSSMLMKAPKAHSVKFRIKEPEHLIEKIIRKKLHRPELYIDKLNYSQKVTDLIGARIIHLFKEEWDVIDDFIKSKWSLFEKPHANVRSGEPNAIIDAFEKRGCEIIPHDLGYQSVHYVIKLNSGKKDASILAEIQVRTIFEEAWSEIDHQMRYSTHTDSPAIQDYLRILNQLSCAADDMGSFLLRYRDTLKK, translated from the coding sequence ATGGATAAAAACGAATTCTTCGAAAAGTACCACCTAAGCGACTCTCTGCTCGATAAAGCCGGGATATACTGGGAAGATCTCACGTCCATATATGAAAGCTATGTGGGCACCTTAAGCGAGCTTGAATATGCCGCCGAATACCTGTCTTCTATGCTTATGAAGGCGCCCAAGGCTCATTCTGTTAAATTCAGGATAAAAGAGCCAGAGCATCTGATAGAAAAGATAATACGAAAAAAACTGCACAGACCCGAGCTCTATATAGACAAGCTCAACTACAGCCAAAAGGTCACAGACCTAATAGGCGCCCGGATAATCCACCTTTTCAAAGAGGAGTGGGATGTCATAGACGACTTCATCAAATCAAAATGGAGCCTCTTCGAAAAGCCTCATGCCAATGTGAGATCGGGCGAGCCCAATGCAATCATCGACGCGTTTGAAAAAAGAGGCTGCGAAATCATACCCCACGATCTGGGCTACCAGTCGGTTCATTATGTCATAAAGCTCAATTCAGGCAAAAAGGATGCCTCTATTCTTGCTGAAATTCAAGTCCGAACAATATTTGAAGAAGCCTGGAGCGAGATCGATCATCAGATGCGGTATTCCACCCACACAGACAGCCCTGCAATACAGGATTACCTTCGAATACTCAACCAGCTTTCATGCGCAGCAGACGACATGGGATCGTTCCTTCTAAGATACAGAGATACGCTCAAAAAATAA